A window of the Desulfovibrio sp. genome harbors these coding sequences:
- a CDS encoding cache domain-containing protein, producing MARMYSISKLFRASALFITLAVSSAISVIVIYTQYSEFKNNTAAYEQEYVRRQQDILTNEMDHATDLIRYERSKITNDIKNDLKQKTLEAYDIASVIYYNNKNTLPESSIKKIIIDSLNSVSFYDGRGYYWIHDVNYILVMNRFRPGMIGKNDFDLSDLSGKKIIQSFIRIGTTAGEGFDTYYWNRPGQSIALPKISYLKLFPPFGWIIGTGEYLDDVELSVQESIKRRLSLFKNAESSVIRILDFGGTVLFDPSGVYAQGENILELQDSNGRMVVHDILSEGLKAEGGFGYLELPKSKSEAAVTNLFYARTVPGWGWILVATVPLDRMTEVVFQHKDSLRATMVRQIGLILGSLAVAALAVLTASTFVSRRLRKEFAVFLSFFRDAPKHITPINYDSLHVVELKSLAESANQMSREIQGKSRQLEDEVEVRRLTEIELVSARNAFQGIIDSMPSVVIGVNTDMVITHWNTTAEEATGINASLVIGKQLSEALPTVAERIGTSWDSLMNGTPLVRNKMALSFKDKLLQVDMLAYPLISNGVKGAVIRLDDVTERVRMEEMMIQTEKVMSVGGLAAGMAHEINNPLGGILQSVQVIIRRLNANVAANTEAAEEAGCPLDNIQSFLVKRDIPVMLEGIRQSAERAAKIVANMLEFSRKTDASMGFVNMTDLMEKAVELCSKDYDLKKKYDFKQIDILWDSDPALPLVQCSPTQIEQVFMNILRNAAQAMSVSKVLSPKITLRTRNDGEFARIEIEDNGPGMEETTRRKVFEPFFSTKPPGEGTGLGLSVSFFIITNNHAGTITVESELGSGTTFIIKLPYTQDRREA from the coding sequence ATGGCTAGAATGTATAGTATTTCTAAGCTTTTCAGAGCAAGTGCACTGTTCATTACACTAGCCGTCAGCTCCGCGATTTCTGTAATCGTCATATATACGCAATACAGCGAGTTTAAGAACAACACTGCCGCATACGAACAGGAATATGTACGTAGGCAGCAGGATATTTTAACAAATGAAATGGATCATGCCACTGATCTTATTAGGTACGAAAGATCAAAGATAACAAATGATATTAAGAATGACCTTAAGCAAAAAACATTAGAAGCGTATGATATTGCTTCTGTAATTTATTACAATAATAAAAACACACTTCCAGAATCTAGTATTAAAAAAATTATTATTGATTCGCTTAATTCAGTTAGTTTTTATGATGGCAGAGGTTATTATTGGATCCATGACGTTAACTATATCCTTGTTATGAACCGTTTCAGACCTGGCATGATAGGAAAAAACGATTTCGATCTTTCAGATTTATCAGGAAAAAAAATAATTCAAAGTTTCATTAGAATTGGAACTACCGCCGGTGAAGGATTCGATACGTATTATTGGAATAGACCTGGTCAAAGCATTGCCCTTCCAAAAATATCATATTTAAAATTATTCCCTCCTTTTGGTTGGATAATTGGTACAGGCGAGTATCTCGACGACGTCGAACTGAGCGTTCAAGAAAGCATAAAACGCAGGCTCAGCCTCTTTAAGAACGCGGAGTCCAGTGTCATTCGTATTCTTGATTTCGGCGGAACTGTTCTTTTCGATCCCTCAGGTGTGTACGCCCAGGGTGAGAACATACTGGAACTTCAAGACAGCAACGGCCGAATGGTCGTTCACGACATCCTCTCGGAAGGCCTGAAAGCCGAGGGTGGATTCGGGTATTTGGAACTTCCGAAGAGCAAGTCGGAAGCTGCGGTCACAAACCTGTTTTATGCGCGCACAGTCCCAGGCTGGGGATGGATACTGGTGGCAACGGTTCCATTAGACAGAATGACCGAGGTGGTCTTCCAGCATAAGGATTCACTACGGGCCACTATGGTTCGACAGATAGGACTGATTCTTGGCTCTTTGGCGGTAGCTGCCCTGGCAGTATTGACAGCAAGCACTTTCGTCTCGCGAAGGCTTCGTAAAGAGTTCGCTGTTTTTCTATCTTTTTTCCGTGATGCACCAAAACATATTACCCCAATAAATTACGACAGTTTACATGTTGTGGAGTTAAAGAGCCTGGCCGAATCGGCCAATCAGATGAGCCGGGAGATACAGGGAAAGTCCAGGCAGCTAGAAGATGAAGTCGAGGTGAGGCGTCTTACCGAAATCGAGTTGGTGAGTGCCAGAAATGCATTCCAGGGAATAATCGACTCCATGCCGTCCGTAGTCATCGGGGTCAATACCGACATGGTAATAACCCATTGGAACACCACGGCGGAAGAAGCTACGGGAATTAACGCCTCACTGGTGATTGGAAAACAATTGTCAGAAGCTCTCCCAACCGTAGCCGAACGGATTGGGACCAGTTGGGATTCCCTGATGAATGGAACACCGCTGGTACGTAATAAAATGGCATTATCTTTCAAAGATAAACTGCTGCAAGTGGATATGCTGGCTTATCCTCTTATAAGCAATGGTGTAAAAGGAGCGGTCATCCGTTTAGACGACGTGACTGAACGGGTTCGAATGGAAGAGATGATGATCCAGACTGAAAAAGTCATGTCTGTAGGTGGCCTTGCCGCAGGTATGGCCCATGAGATCAACAACCCGCTGGGAGGAATACTCCAGAGTGTACAGGTCATCATCAGACGTCTGAACGCAAATGTTGCGGCCAACACTGAAGCCGCCGAAGAAGCCGGATGTCCTCTCGATAATATTCAGTCCTTTTTGGTAAAACGAGACATACCAGTCATGCTGGAAGGCATTCGCCAATCTGCTGAGCGTGCCGCGAAAATCGTTGCCAATATGCTGGAGTTCAGCAGAAAGACCGATGCTTCCATGGGTTTCGTGAATATGACGGATCTGATGGAGAAAGCAGTCGAGCTGTGCTCGAAAGATTATGACCTGAAGAAAAAATACGATTTCAAACAGATAGATATACTTTGGGATAGCGACCCGGCACTGCCTCTGGTTCAGTGCTCTCCCACTCAGATAGAGCAAGTTTTTATGAACATTCTACGAAACGCGGCTCAAGCCATGTCTGTTTCAAAGGTATTATCCCCGAAGATCACACTGCGAACCCGCAACGATGGCGAATTCGCCAGGATAGAAATCGAGGACAACGGGCCTGGTATGGAAGAAACAACTCGCCGCAAGGTGTTCGAACCATTTTTCAGCACCAAACCTCCCGGGGAAGGAACCGGTCTCGGCCTTTCCGTTTCCTTCTTTATCATCACCAATAATCATGCTGGCACCATCACCGTTGAATCTGAGCTGGGCAGTGGAACCACGTTCATAATCAAGCTTCCCTACACGCAAGACAGACGTGAGGCATGA
- a CDS encoding DNA polymerase III subunit beta translates to MFVKVTRNDIIEGLQKSANIIPAKTGAAFLRTIWLSAENGTLRIMSTDSSLEFVGKYRAEVIEQGLCGVQGRSFFDLVRKLPPGEIQLKLDPVNQTLLVTQSGRHYKLPTSEKSWFQPFAEFPQGEHVMWSGDFLQELIDRVFFCVSDEDTMEAMACMYLRPLEEKVEVCGLNGHQFAMAGFINDDIRGLLPAEGILIQKKYVLELKKWLTSDEIELAISQKRLFFRTQDQRETFSLPLSYYQYPDYKNFVGKLSAPGASDLTADKMALSEALDRISIFNTDNNRCTYFQLDVPGQLTLQSQGNDTGAATESMEAQIGGDLKKVAFPTRDLLEILGHFNSTKVRFTLTGAEGPCGINGEDDSDYLVIIMPMKIVEETYYSEEASA, encoded by the coding sequence ATGTTCGTGAAGGTCACCCGAAACGATATCATCGAAGGCCTGCAAAAATCGGCCAATATCATCCCTGCCAAAACAGGTGCCGCTTTTTTACGTACCATCTGGCTTTCCGCTGAGAATGGCACTCTGCGCATCATGTCCACGGACTCCTCCCTTGAATTTGTCGGCAAATATCGGGCAGAGGTGATCGAGCAGGGCCTTTGCGGCGTTCAAGGCCGCTCCTTTTTCGATCTTGTCCGCAAGCTTCCTCCGGGCGAGATCCAACTGAAACTCGATCCGGTGAACCAGACTCTGCTGGTCACGCAGTCAGGACGCCACTACAAGCTTCCCACCAGTGAAAAAAGCTGGTTCCAGCCTTTCGCGGAATTCCCCCAGGGCGAGCATGTCATGTGGAGCGGTGATTTTCTTCAGGAGCTGATCGACCGTGTTTTTTTCTGCGTCTCCGACGAAGACACCATGGAGGCCATGGCCTGCATGTATCTGCGCCCCTTGGAGGAGAAGGTGGAGGTCTGTGGTTTGAACGGGCACCAGTTCGCCATGGCCGGTTTCATAAATGACGATATCCGCGGTCTGTTGCCTGCCGAAGGCATCCTGATCCAGAAGAAATACGTGCTCGAACTCAAGAAATGGCTCACCTCGGACGAGATTGAGTTGGCCATAAGTCAGAAACGTCTCTTCTTTCGCACCCAGGACCAGAGGGAAACCTTCAGCCTTCCTCTGTCCTACTACCAGTACCCGGATTACAAGAACTTCGTGGGCAAGCTTTCCGCTCCAGGTGCTTCCGACCTAACTGCGGATAAGATGGCCCTGTCCGAGGCGCTGGACCGCATTTCCATATTCAACACCGATAACAACCGCTGCACCTACTTCCAGTTGGACGTTCCGGGTCAGCTCACCCTGCAGTCCCAAGGCAACGACACAGGCGCTGCAACCGAGTCCATGGAAGCCCAGATCGGCGGCGATCTTAAAAAAGTTGCCTTTCCCACACGCGATCTTCTCGAAATCCTTGGTCATTTCAATTCCACCAAGGTCCGCTTCACATTGACCGGGGCCGAAGGGCCCTGCGGCATCAATGGCGAAGACGACTCGGACTATCTGGTGATCATAATGCCCATGAAGATCGTTGAAGAGACGTACTATAGCGAGGAAGCCTCCGCATGA
- the gyrB gene encoding DNA topoisomerase (ATP-hydrolyzing) subunit B, whose protein sequence is MTQSSTPQSYTADSITVLEGLSAVRKRPAMYIGSTDIRGLHHLVYEVVDNSIDEAMAGYCDRIRIIIHLDNSVTISDNGRGIPVDLMAKENKPAVEVVMTVLHAGGKFDNDAYKVSGGLHGVGVSCVNALSEYLEVTIKRGGSRYRQRYERGIPVTPVDRIGDAEGSGTTIRFLPDEEIFETADFNHATLAKRFEELAYLNSGLTIEFKDERNQEEQVFRYEGGIKRFVQDLNAGDVGIHEIVYASGTVDATIVDFALQYNAGYKEQMLTFVNNIRTQEGGTHLAGFKTALTRAINIYIEKSGLIKKLKQKLTGDDVREGLTAVLSVKIPQPQFEGQTKTKLGNSEVAGQVAKICGDALNTFFEENPKDAKLIVDKSVDAARAREAARKAKDLVRRKGALSDNSLPGKLADCQSKSPEESELFIVEGDSAGGSAKQGRDPKFQAILPLRGKILNVEKTRFDKMLGNKEIRNLITAMGPGIGLDEVDLNKLRYHKIVIMTDADVDGAHIRTLLLTFFYRQYQELIDKGYLYIAQPPLFRVHKGDWERFIKDEKELSEFLLSRVTEDLSATGENGVTFDNGPLREMLTKIQTLQGRFIDAQGYGIPEPLLWCFLNAPTRITPADFQDDGLAGVQEVLKANEYTFILDQEEDETESRVYCVFINKNGVKTRLGLEFFTSRVYRQCWTALDELRKAFGGDRINLVRKDVQTEVTGFFELLKSVLEEAHKGINIQRYKGLGEMNPVQLWETTMNPEKRTFLKVSIEDVSAADVHFSDLMGDNVIKRREFIERNALTVKELDI, encoded by the coding sequence ATGACCCAGTCTTCTACGCCTCAGTCCTATACCGCGGATTCTATCACAGTTCTGGAGGGACTTTCCGCGGTTCGCAAACGCCCGGCAATGTACATCGGCTCCACGGATATCCGTGGCTTGCATCATCTCGTGTACGAGGTGGTGGACAACTCCATCGATGAAGCCATGGCTGGCTACTGCGACCGTATTCGCATCATCATCCACCTCGACAACTCGGTGACCATCTCTGACAACGGCCGTGGCATCCCCGTGGACCTGATGGCCAAGGAGAACAAGCCCGCCGTAGAAGTCGTCATGACCGTCCTGCATGCCGGCGGCAAATTCGACAACGACGCCTATAAGGTTTCCGGCGGCTTGCACGGTGTCGGTGTGTCCTGTGTTAACGCTCTTTCCGAGTACCTTGAAGTTACTATCAAGCGCGGCGGTTCCCGCTACCGCCAGCGCTACGAGCGCGGTATTCCTGTTACTCCCGTGGACAGGATCGGCGATGCCGAAGGCAGCGGTACAACTATCCGTTTCCTGCCTGATGAGGAGATTTTCGAAACAGCGGACTTCAACCACGCCACCCTGGCCAAACGCTTCGAGGAATTGGCCTACTTGAACTCCGGCCTTACCATCGAGTTCAAGGACGAGCGCAACCAGGAAGAGCAGGTTTTCCGCTACGAGGGCGGTATCAAGCGTTTTGTGCAGGATTTGAACGCCGGCGATGTTGGCATTCACGAGATCGTCTATGCCTCTGGCACGGTTGACGCCACCATCGTGGATTTCGCCCTGCAGTACAACGCCGGTTACAAAGAGCAGATGCTTACTTTCGTTAACAACATCCGTACCCAAGAGGGCGGCACGCATCTGGCCGGTTTCAAGACCGCGCTGACCCGGGCTATCAACATATACATCGAGAAATCCGGGCTCATAAAAAAGCTCAAGCAGAAGCTTACTGGAGACGATGTCCGCGAAGGACTCACCGCTGTTCTCTCCGTGAAGATTCCTCAGCCCCAGTTTGAAGGCCAGACCAAGACCAAGCTTGGCAACTCCGAAGTTGCCGGCCAGGTGGCCAAGATATGCGGGGACGCCCTCAATACGTTCTTCGAGGAGAATCCCAAAGACGCCAAGCTCATCGTGGATAAGTCCGTCGATGCCGCCAGGGCGCGCGAGGCCGCGCGCAAAGCCAAGGATCTTGTCCGGCGCAAAGGCGCTCTTTCCGACAACTCCTTGCCTGGCAAACTAGCCGATTGCCAGTCCAAGAGCCCTGAGGAGTCCGAACTCTTCATCGTTGAGGGTGACAGCGCGGGCGGTTCCGCCAAACAAGGCCGCGATCCCAAGTTTCAGGCCATCTTGCCGCTTCGAGGCAAGATTTTGAACGTTGAGAAGACCCGTTTCGACAAGATGCTCGGCAACAAGGAGATCCGGAACCTCATCACCGCCATGGGGCCTGGGATCGGCCTGGATGAAGTGGACTTGAACAAGCTGCGCTACCACAAGATCGTCATCATGACTGACGCTGACGTGGACGGAGCGCACATCCGCACCCTTTTGCTCACCTTCTTCTACAGGCAGTACCAGGAGCTCATCGACAAAGGGTATCTCTACATCGCCCAGCCGCCTCTTTTCCGTGTTCACAAGGGCGATTGGGAACGTTTCATCAAGGACGAAAAGGAACTTTCCGAATTTCTACTCTCTCGGGTGACGGAAGATCTTTCGGCCACAGGCGAAAACGGCGTTACGTTCGACAACGGCCCGCTGCGCGAGATGCTCACCAAAATTCAAACTCTTCAGGGGCGGTTCATCGATGCCCAGGGCTATGGCATACCCGAGCCCTTGCTCTGGTGCTTCCTCAATGCGCCGACGCGCATCACTCCGGCTGATTTCCAGGACGACGGCCTTGCCGGCGTTCAGGAAGTGCTAAAGGCCAACGAGTACACTTTCATCCTGGATCAGGAAGAGGATGAGACCGAAAGCCGCGTGTACTGCGTGTTCATCAACAAGAACGGGGTGAAAACCCGGCTTGGTCTCGAATTCTTCACCTCCCGGGTGTACCGTCAGTGCTGGACCGCTTTGGACGAACTGCGCAAGGCATTTGGCGGTGATCGCATTAATTTGGTTCGCAAGGACGTTCAGACCGAGGTCACTGGTTTCTTCGAGCTGCTGAAATCCGTCCTGGAAGAAGCCCACAAAGGAATCAACATCCAGCGCTACAAGGGTTTGGGCGAGATGAACCCCGTTCAGCTCTGGGAGACCACCATGAACCCGGAGAAACGCACGTTTCTCAAGGTGTCCATCGAGGACGTGAGCGCTGCCGACGTTCATTTTTCCGATCTCATGGGTGACAACGTCATAAAACGGCGC